TATGGAAACAAGAATATTCATCAATCACCGAGCTGCCATTAAATGAGATAAATCTTCGAAAGACAGAAGACCCTATAAAAAAGGCGGAAGCTTTTATCGCTTCCTTTGGACAGGCGGAGTCTTTGGATAAAGGGCCACTGTTCCAGGCGACAATTTTGAATGCTGCAAGTGAAGATTCAGAAAACCACTTACTACTTGTTGCTCATCACCTCTTAATTGACGTGGTTTCATGGAAAATTTTACTCGAAGACTTTGTAGACCTGCTAGAAACTTGGAACGGTATTGACAATATACCTAAGGAACAAAAGGGAAGTTCTTACCGGCAATGGGTAATAGAATTGACCAAATATGCCAATAGCCAATATGTGATTGACGAGCTTAACTATTGGCAGTCACTAGCCGAAAGTTACTATAGCTTGCCACTAGATTTACCCTTAATGCCTTCAAAATGGGAAAATCTCCAAAAAGAGAAATGTCGTTTTAGCCAAGATACTACTTCACTTCTCACTAAGGTGGCTCATTCTGCCTATGGAGCAGAGGTCGAAGAAATTCTATTAAGTGCCTTAACCCTTACCATTACTGAATGGACTTCTCAAAAACATGTACTTATTGGTTTAGAAGGACATGGTAGGGACCTACAAACAGATTCCTTGGATATAAGCAGGACGGTAGGGTGGTTTACAAATTTGTATCCTGTCAGATTGAACGCTTTAAGTAGCTCTGATCTCGGAAGCGCAATCAGGCGTGTGAAAGATGAGTTGAGAGGTATTCCTAACAAAGGACTTGGTTTTATGGCTTTGAGATATCTAAATTCATCGGAGGCTACAAGATCCAAACTGCGGGATGTTAAATGGGATATAGCCTTTAATTACATTGGTAGAATAGACAATGTCCTGGACGGACAAGGAAAATTAAATCTGAGAAAGGCAATTTTCGATTCACATTTTGATGAAAGAATACCCTTTGGGAACAAACTTGAAATCGAGGCAGAAATAAGTGAAGGCAGTTTAAATTTTGTTTGGAATTATTCAAGCTTGAATTACAAAGCTGATACGATTAAGCGCCTTTCCAACAACTTCAAGACTCACCTTAATGCCCTTATTGAACACTGTGCAAGCCAAGCTGAAAGGAATTTCACCCTTTCTGATTTTAATCTTCCAAAAGAAGTTACCGAAAGTCAGTTAGATGAATTACGGGGCTTTTTGCTAGAAGAAAAACTACTTGACACTTTCTCGCCAAGCTCAACTTATCGTTTGAGTCCCCTACAGGAGGGCATCTTATTTCACAGTCTTTACAGTAAATTTTCGGACGTCTATTTAGAGCAGTTGCGAATAGATCTGGTCGGAGAACTAGAGGTGGAAGCAGTGAAGGCTTCCTGGAATCATATTTTAAAAAGCCACAGTGCTTTGCGTAGTGGATTTTTGTTTCAAAACTCTGTTGCACCATTGCAATATGTAGCGAATCATACAGAAATGCCGTTCGCGTACTTTGATTATAGCTCAGAACTACAAGTTGATGTTGATAAAAAGCTAGCTGCTTTTCTAGAAAACGATAGAGAACTAGGTTTTGAAATGGAGAAAGCTCCGTTAATGAGAATTGGCCTCATAAGAACGGGAAAATTGTCTTACTCTATGGTCCTTACCCATCATCATTTAATCATAGATGGATGGTCTCTGGCCTTAGTTCTTAAGAAATTTATAGAGGCGTACGATAAGTTTTCTAAAGGTCTAGAATCCTCTATCACATCAGTTGATTCGTATAAAGAATTCATTGATTATTTAAATAGTAGGGATCAAGTAAAGGATGAAACTTTTTGGCAGGATTATCTGAGAAATATTACCACACCTTGTAAACTTCCTTTCTACAACTTCAATGAAACTTTACAAAATGATTATAAGGGAAGAAGCAATTTAAGGTGGGAAATCAGTAGAGATCTTACAAAAAAAATTGAACGGTACACTAAAAAGAATCAAATTACCATGAGCACCTTGGTGCAGGGAACATGGTCTTATTTGATAGCTAAGTACAAGCAGACATCGGATGTTGTTTTTGGAGTTACTGTGTCAGGGCGTCCTTCAGGCATTCCAAATATCGAACAAAGGGTTGGGTTATATATAAATACGCTGCCATTAGTTGTGACCATAAAGCTAGACCTATCGATTAAGGAATGGCTGTCATCCATCCAATTAGGGCATTCAGAATGTCGGGAATTTCAGTATACTGGTCTTTCAAGAATACAAAACTTAGTTTTACCGCATTCTGCCGAAGGCTTGTTTGATAATATTATTGTTTTTGAGAATTACCCGATACCTGATATTTTCTCCAGTGCTGATAAGACATTTGAGGCTAGAGTTGTTGAGCCCGAAGAACATACCAATTATCCGTTAACGATTAAGGTATCAATAGCAACAAATTGGGTTATTGAATTTCTGTATGATGGCTACTTGTTAGAGTCAGCAGTAATTCAAATGATTAGAAATCACTTTGAGAATGTTTTAGAAAAGATAGTTACTTCTAATGAGAAGACCTCCTTAAAGGACCTCTCCATCTTGGGGAGCCAGGAGTTGGCTTTATTACTAGAAGACTTCCAGGGCCCCGAGGTTGTTTACGACTCAGAGAAGACATTAGTTGCTCTTTTTGAGCAGCAGGCCCGCTCCACACCGGAGCATGTGGCCCTGGTCTACCAGGACCGGACCCTTACATACCGTGAGCTCGACCGCCGTTCGAACCAGTTGGCGCGTTACCTAAAAGGGCAGGGTTCTGGCCCGGAGGTGTTGGTGGGCATATGCATAGGGCGTTCCCTGGAGATGGTAATTGGGATATTGGGGATACTGAAGTCGGGCGGGGCCTATGTGCCCATGGATCCAGACTATCCCTCACAGCGCATCGGTTATATGCTCGAGGATGCACAGATCGAGTTATTGCTAAGCTCCAGTGGGAGTATAGGCAGTGTCCCTGATTTGGGTCAGCGTACGGTACTTCTGGACAGGGATTGGGCGTTGATATCGGAAGAGTCAACCCGCAAGTTGTCCCGGAAGTCTTCATCGGATAACCTGGCCTATGTGATCTACACCAGTGGATCAACCGGGCAACCCAAAGGGGTTATGGTTGAGCACAAAGGCTTGCTGAATCGTTTATTATGGGCTAATGCACATTATACTTCCTTCTCTCATACTGATGTAGTTCTTCAGAAGACCACTTTTTCATTTGATGTTTCTTTTTGGGAAATTATGTGGCCATTAATTCAAGGCGCGAAATTGGTTTTGGTCGGGCCTGACGGGCAAAATTCCATGAGATATTTAAAAGAGGTGATTGAAGAGCATGAGATTACTACAATTCATTTTGTCCCATCGGTTCTTGTAGAATTCCTTTCAGAAATTACGATTGGAGATTGTGAATCTTTAAAGAGAGTACTATGTAGTGGTGAAGCTTTACAAATTGGGCATGTCAAAGCTTTTAAGGACAAATTTCCAGATAAGCGATTGGATAATTTGTATGGTCCTACCGAGGCTTCTATAGAGGTAACCTCTTGGAAAGCTCCAAACAGTGGTGAGGAGGTCAACTTTACGGCTATCGGCAAGCCCATATCGAACACCCGCCTGTACATCGTATCGGAGGACACGGTCCTGTGCCCGATCGGCATAGTCGGGGAGCTGTGTATCTCCGGTTCCGGTCTGTCCAGGGGCTATCTGAACCGTCCGGACCTGACCGCCTCGAAGTTCGTCCCCAACCCCTTCAGCGGCATCGAGGGCGACCTTATGTACCGAACCGGTGACCTGGCACGCTGGCTGCCCAACGGCAACATAGAGTTCATCGGACGGGCCGACCACCAGGTAAAGATACGCGGCTACCGCATCGAACTGGGCGAGATCGAGAGTGTTTTATCCCAGGAAGATCAAATCAGTTCAAGTTGTGTTCTGGTCCATACCGACGAGAACGGTTCCAAACGGTTGGTGGGGTACGTTGTGGCCGACGGGGACCTGGACCGTACGGAACTGCAGAAAAGCTTGAAGCAGCAACTACCGGATTATATGGTGCCCACGATATGGGTGGAACTGGATGGTATGCCCTTGACCGCCAACGGAAAGATAGACCGTGCTTCCCTTCCCTTGCCCGACCAGTCCTCGCTCTCAACCCGGGCCTATGTCGGTCCCCGGACCGAGACGGAGGAGTCCCTGGCCGCTATTTGGCAGGAGCTGTTGGGCGTAGACCGCATCGGTGTCCTGGACAATTTCTTCGAACTGGGGGGACATTCCCTACTGGCAACGCGACTGGTATCGATGGTCCGCCGCCAGATGGACGTGGACCTGGCCATCAGGGATGTTTTTGTACACCCTACCATTTCAGAGTTGGGGGGCCATATATCGGGGCATTCCACAGGGGTATTGTTGCCCTCCATTGTCCCCTATGACCGTTCGGGTATGGACAGGGTCCCATTGTCCTACAGCCAGGAGCGTTTGTGGTTCATCGACCAGTTACAGGGCAGTTTGGAATATCACATTCCCTTTGTCCTGCGCTTGGAAGGCACATTGGATCGCACCTTGTTAGCAGATTCTTTACGGGAGATAGTCTCCCGCCACGAGGTGTTGCGCACCGTTATCCTATCGGATGAGGGCGTGGGCCACCAAGAGGTCCTCCCATCGGAGGACTGGGCCTTGGAGTATTATGATGCCGTGGAGCGCTCGGATGTAGAGGGCTATCTCAGCCTGTTCCTTTCAAGGGCCTTTGACCTTTCCAAGGACTATATGTTACGGGTGGGACTGTACAGGTTGGGTGAAGCGGAACATATTTTGGCCGGGGCCTTCCACCACATAGCAAGTGATGGCTGGTCCAACGCCATACTCATCAATGAGTTCGTGGCACTATACGGTTCAAAGAAGTCCGGGCTTCCGCACGGGCTCCCCGCGCTTGGGATCCAGTATTCGGATTATGCCCTATGGCAACGGGAGCACATAAGCGGTTCGTTTTTAGAAGAACAGCTGTCCTATTGGGAGGCCCATCTCAAGGATGTTTCAGTTTTGACCTTACCGACGGATCGTCCCCGTAGCCCGCAGGTGGACAGTTCCGGTGGCAGTCTGTCCTTTGAACTGCCCCCGGACCTGAGTGCTTCGATCCGTGGCCGCTGCCAGGAAGAGGGCGTTACCCTGTTCATGTTTTTGTTGGCGGCCTTCAAGGTACTGTTGTACCGGTACAGCGGACAGAACGATATATGTGTGGGGACGTCCGTTGCCAACAGGACACAACAGGAACTCGAGGGGCTCATAGGGTTCTTCGTCAATACTTTGGCCCTTCGCAGTGATGTCTCGGGGAACACAGCTTTCCGTTCCTTCCTCTCACAGGTCAAACGGACAACATTGGATGCGTACGAACACCAGCACGCACCCTTCGAAAAGATCGTCGACCGTACCGTCAAGACAAGGGACATGGCAACAAGCCCCCTGTTCCAGGTGATGTTTGTGCTACAGAATACACCGGAGGAACGTGAAATCGTCATGGAAGGGCTTTCCATAAACCTTATGGAGAATCACGATGGTATTGCTAAAATAGATATAGCATTTAATGTAAATGAGACAGCGGAGAATCTTCAACTGGTAATCGAATACCGTAGCTCTTTATTCGACCGTTCCACCATGGAGCGTATGGCCTCGCATTACCGCGAGCTACTGGAGGGTATCGTTCTGGACCTGGACCGGTCTGTGGGCAGTATCCCTATGCTCACCTCCCAGGAGCTGGCCACGGTACTGGAAGCTTTCCAGGGGCCCGAGGTTGTTTACGACTCAGAGAAGACATTAGTTGATCTTTTTGAGGAGCAGGCCCGCTCCACTCCGGAGAACGTGGCCCTGGTCTACCAGGACCGGACCCTTACATACCGTGAGCTCGACCGCCGTTCGAACCAGTTGGCGCGTTACCTAAAAGGGCAGGGTTCTGGCCCGGAGGCATTGGTGGGGATATGTATAGAGCGTTCCCTGGAGATGGTAATTGGGATATTGGGGATACTGAAGTCGGGCGGGGCCTATGTGCCCATGGATCCAGACTATCCTTCCCAGCGCATCGGTTATATGCTCGAGGATTCACAGATCAGATTGTTGCTAAGCTCCAGCGGGAGCATCGAAAACGTGCCCGATCTGGACCACCGTACCGTGCTCCTCGACAGGGATTGGGGGACGATATCCCAGCAGTCAACCCGCAAGCTCTCCACAGGCCCCTCCCAGGAAAACCTCGCTTATGTCATCTACACCAGCGGGTCGACAGGGCAGCCAAAAGGCGTCATGATCGAGCATCACAGTATACGCAACCTGGTAGTTTCCCAGATAGCGATATTCAATGTCACTGCAGAGAGCAGTGTATTGCAATTTGCCTCCTTTGGATTTGATGCCTCCTGTTCAGAGCTATTTACCACCCTTCTAACGGGTGCCTCGCTTATTGTTCCGACCAAAGAAGAATTGTTGTCCACCACCCGGGCCGTTGATCTTATGAATACCCATAAGGTCGATGTAGTGACTTTACCGCCTTCTTATCAGGTATTACTGAAAGATATGCAAGTTCCCTCACTGCGGACGATTATTTCCGCCGGAGAATCGTTAAACATCCCTGTAACCAAGCACTTTCAATCTCAGGGCATCCGTATAGTGAACTTTTATGGTCCCACGGAGAATACCATAGGGACTTCCATGTCGGAGAATCCGATACTATCCAATGGACTATCAACCATCGGCAAACCCATATCAAACACCCGCCTGTACATCGTATCGGAGGACACGGCCCTGTGCCCGATCGGCATAGTCGGGGAGCTGTGTATCTCCGGTTCCGGTCTGTCCAGGGGCTATCTCAACCGTCCGGACCTGACCGCCTCGAAGTTCGTCCCCAACCCCTTCAGCGGCATCGAGGGCGACCTTATGTACCGAACCGGTGACCTGGCACGCTGGCTGCCCGACGGCAACATAGAGTTCATCGGACGGGCCGACCACCAGGTAAAGATCCGTGGCTACCGCATCGAACTCGGGGAGATCGAGAGCGTCCTTTCACAACAGGGGCAGATCGGCTCCAGCTGTGTCGTGGTCCATACCGACGAGAACGGTTCCAAACGGTTGGTGGGGTACGTTGTGGCCGACGGGGACCTGGACCGTACGGAACTGCAGAAAAGCTTGAAGCAGCAACTACCGGATTATATGGTGCCCACGATATGGGTGGAACTGGATGGTATGCCCTTGACCGCCAATGGAAAGATAGACCGTGCTTCCCTTCCCTTGCCCGACCAGTCCTCGCTCTCAACCCGGGCCTATGTCGGTCCCCGGACCGAGACGGAGGAGTCCCTGGCCGCTATTTGGCAGGAGCTGTTGGGCGTAGACCGCATCGGTGTCCTGGACAATTTCTTCGAACTGGGGGGACATTCCCTACTGGCAACGCGACTGGTATGGTATCGATGGTCCGCCGCCAGATGGACGTGGACCTGGCCATCAGGGATGTTTTTGTACACCCTACCATTTCAGAGTTGGGGGGCCATATATCGGGGCATTCCACAGGGGTATTGTTGCCCTCCATTGTCCCCTATGACCGTTCGGGTATGGACAGGGTCCCATTGTCCTACAGCCAGGAGCGTTTGTGGTTCATCGACCAGTTACAGGGCAGTTTGGAATATCACATTCCCTTTGTCCTGCGCTTGGAAGGCACATTGGATCGCACCTTGTTAGCAGATTCTTTACGGGAGATAGTCTCCCGCCACGAGGTGTTGCGCACCGTTATCCTATCGGATGAGGGCGTGGGCCACCAAGAGGTCCTCCCATCGGAGGACTGGGCCTTGGAGTATTATGATGCCGTGGAGCGCTCGGATGTAGAGGGCTATCTCAGCCTGTTCCTTTCAAGGGCCTTTGACCTTTCCAAGGACTATATGTTACGGGTGGGACTGTACAGGTTGGGTGAAGCGGAACATATTTTGGCCGGGGCCTTCCACCACATAGCAAGTGATGGCTGGTCCAACGCCATACTCATCAATGAGTTCGTGGCACTATACGGTTCAAAGAAGTCCGGGCTTCCGCACGGGCTCCCCGCGCTTGGGATCCAGTATTCGGATTATGCCCTATGGCAACGGGAGCACATAAGCGGTTCGTTTTTAGAAGAACAGCTGTCCTATTGGGAGGGCCATCTTAAGGACGTTTCAGTTTTGACCTTACCGACGGATCGTCCCCGTAGCCCGCAGGTAGATAGTTCCGGTGGCAGCCTGTCCTTTGAACTGCCCCCCGATTTGAGCGCTTCGATCCATGGCCGTTGCCAGGAAGAGGGCGTTACCCTGTTCATGTTTTTGTTGGCGGCCTTCAAGGTACTGTTGTATCCGGTACAGCGGACAGAACGATATATGTGTGGGGACGTCCGTTGCCAACAGGACACAACAGGAACTCGAGGGGCTCATAGGGTTCTTTGTCAATACTTTGGCACTTCGCAGTGATGTGAGTGGCAAGTCTAGTTTCCGTTCCTTCCTCTCCCAGTTAAGGCAGACCACCTTATCGGCCTATGACCATCAGCATGCACCTTTTGAGAAGGTCGTCGACCGTACCGTCAAGACAAGGGACATGGCAACAAGCCCCCTGTTCCAGGTTGCCTTTGCATTACAGCATGCTGCGGATGAAGCAGGGCTTGAGATGGAAGGGCTATCACTAGAATTCAAAGATATAACCGAACATACTTCGAAATTTGATATCACCCTTACCGCCACCGAATTGGATACCGGTATTGCGATGAACATCGAATACCGCAGCTCTTTATTTGATCGTTCCACCATGGAGCGTATGGCCTCGCATTACCGTGGGCTATTGGAGGGTATCGTTTTAGATCTGGACCGGTCTGTGGGAAGTATCCCTATGCTCACCTCTGAGGAGCTGACCACGGTACTGGAGGACTTCCAGGGCCCCGAGGTTGTTTACGACTCAGAGAAGACATTAGTTGATCTTTTTGAGGAGCAGGCCCGCTCCACACCGGAGCATGTGGCCCTGGTCTACCAGGACCGGACCCTTACATACCGTGAGCTCGACCGCCGTTCGAACCAGTTGGCGCGTTACCTAAAAGGGCAGGGTTCTGGCCCGGAGGCATTGGTGGGGATATGTATAGAGCGTTCCCTGGAGATGGTAATTGGGATATTGGGGATACTGAAGTCGGGCGGGGCCTATGTGCCCATGGATCCAGACTATCCTTCCCAGCGCATCGGTTATATGCTCGAGGATTCACAGATCAGATTGTTGCTAAGCTCCAGCGGGAGCATCGAAAACGTGCCCGATCTGGACCACCGTACCGTGCTCCTCGACAGGGATTGGGGGACGATATCCCAGCAGTCAACCCGCAAGCTCTCCACAGGCCCCTCCCAGGAAAACCTCGCTTATGTCATCTACACCAGCGGGTCGACAGGGCAGCCAAAAGGCGTCATGATCGAGCATCACAGTATACGCAACCTGGTAGTTTCCCAGATAGCGATATTCAATGTCACTGCAGAGAGCAGTGTATTGCAATTTGCCTCCTTTGGATTTGATGCCTCCTGTTCAGAGCTATTTACCACCCTTCTAACGGGTGCCTCGCTTATTGTTCCGACCAAAGAAGAATTGTTGTCCACCACCCGGGCCGTTGATCTTATGAATACCCATAAGGTCGATGTAGTGACTTTACCGCCTTCTTATCAGGTATTACTGAAAGATATGCAAGTTCCCTCACTGCGGACGATTATTTCCGCCGGAGAATCGTTAAACATCCCTGTAACCAAGCACTTTCAATCTCAGGGCATCCGTATAGTGAACTTTTATGGTCCCACGGAGAATACCATAGGGACTTCCATGTCGGAGAATCCGATACTATCCAATGGACTATCAACCATCGGCAAACCCATATCAAACACCCGCCTGTACATCGTATCGGAGGACACGGCCCTGTGCCCGATCGGCATAGTCGGGGAGCTGTGTATCTCCGGTTCCGGTCTGTCCAGGGGCTATCTCAACCGTCCGGACCTGACCGCCTCGAAGTTCGTCCCCAACCCCTTCAGCGGCATCGAGGGCGACCTTATGTACCGAACCGGTGACCTGGCACGCTGGCTGCCCGACGGCAACATAGAGTTCATCGGACGGGCCGACCACCAGGTAAAGATCCGTGGCTACCGCATCGAACTCGGGGAGATCGAGAGCGTCCTTTCACAACAGGGGCAGATCGGCTCCAGCTGTGTCGTGGTCCATACCGACGAGAACGGTTCCAAACGGTTGGTGGGGTACGTTGTGGCCGACGGGGACCTGGACCGTACGGAACTGCAGAAAAGCTTGAAGCAGCAACTACCGGATTATATGGTGCCCACGATATGGGTGGAACTGGATGGTATGCCCTTGACCGCCAATGGAAAGATAGACCGTGCTTCCCTTCCCTTGCCCGACCAGTCCTCGCTCTCAACCCGGGCCTATGTCGGTCCCCCGGACCGAGACGGAGGAGTCCCTGGCCGCTATTTGGCAGGAGCTGTTGGGCGTAGACCGCATCGGTGTCCTGGACAATTTCTTCGAACTGGGGGGACATTCCCTACTGGCAACGCGACTGGTATCGATGGTCCGCCGCCAGATGGACGTGGACCTGGCCATCAGGGATGTTTTTGTACACCCTACCATTTCAGAGTTGGGGGGCCATATATCGGGGCATTCCACAGGGGTATTGTTGCCCTCCATTGTCCCCTATGACCGTTCGGGTATGGACAGGGTCCCATTGTCCTACAGCCAGGAGCGTTTGTGGTTCATCGACCAGTTACAGGGCAGTTTGGAATATCACATTCCCTTTGTCCTGCGCTTGGAAGGCACATTGGATCGCACCTTGTTAGCAGATTCTTTACGGGAGATAGTCTCCCGCCACGAGGTGTTGCGCACCGTTATCCTATCGGATGAGGGCGTGGGCCACCAAGAGGTCCTCCCATCGGAGGACTGGGCCTTGGAGTATTATGATGCCGTGGAGCGCTCGGATGTAGAGGGCTATCTCAGCCTGTTCCTTTCAAGGGCCTTTGACCTTTCCAAGGACTATATGTTACGGGTGGGACTGTACAGGTTGGGTGAAGCGGAACATATTTTGGCCGGGGCCTTCCACCACATAGCAAGTGATGGCTGGTCCAACGCCATACTCATCAATGAGTTCGTGGCACTATACGGTTCAAAGAAGTCCGGGCTTCCGCACGGGCTCCCCGCGCTTGGGAT
The sequence above is a segment of the Muricauda sp. SCSIO 64092 genome. Coding sequences within it:
- a CDS encoding condensation domain-containing protein, which produces MEYHIPFVLRLEGTLDRTLLADSLREIVSRHEVLRTVILSDEGVGHQEVLPSEDWALEYYDAVERSDVEGYLSLFLSRAFDLSKDYMLRVGLYRLGEAEHILAGAFHHIASDGWSNAILINEFVALYGSKKSGLPHGLPALGIQYSDYALWQREHISGSFLEEQLSYWEGHLKDVSVLTLPTDRPRSPQVDSSGGSLSFELPPDLSASIHGRCQEEGVTLFMFLLAAFKVLLYPVQRTERYMCGDVRCQQDTTGTRGAHRVLCQYFGTSQ